From Salinirubellus salinus, the proteins below share one genomic window:
- the dph5 gene encoding diphthine synthase, with protein MLTFVGLGLYDERSITVEGREAIAEADRVFAEFYTSRLVGTTVEDVEEFHDTTIEVRDREGVEQDPEPILEAAETGEAVFCTAGDTMISTTHVDLRLRAHERGIETRIVHGTTAAAAAASLTGLQNYRFGKATTLPFPYGSMGVPGSVVETIEANAERGLHTLVFLDIKRAEDRYMTASTAAGLLAEELGDRLGVAVCRAGSPEPVVVADGLPALAEREFGDPLHMLVLPGDLHHVEREALAALAGAPERLLGDERAG; from the coding sequence ATGCTCACCTTCGTCGGGCTCGGTCTCTACGACGAACGCTCTATCACTGTCGAGGGCCGCGAGGCTATCGCCGAGGCCGACCGCGTGTTCGCGGAGTTCTACACCAGCCGCCTCGTCGGGACCACGGTGGAGGACGTCGAGGAGTTCCACGACACGACCATCGAGGTCCGCGACCGGGAGGGCGTCGAGCAGGACCCCGAACCCATCCTTGAGGCGGCCGAGACGGGAGAGGCCGTCTTCTGCACCGCCGGGGACACGATGATCTCGACGACGCACGTCGACCTCCGCCTGCGTGCACACGAGCGTGGTATCGAGACGCGAATCGTCCACGGCACCACCGCGGCCGCGGCCGCCGCCTCGTTGACCGGCCTCCAGAACTACCGCTTCGGGAAGGCGACCACGCTCCCGTTTCCCTACGGGTCGATGGGCGTCCCCGGGAGCGTCGTGGAGACCATCGAGGCCAACGCCGAGCGCGGCCTCCATACGCTCGTCTTCCTCGACATCAAGCGGGCCGAGGACCGCTACATGACCGCGAGCACCGCGGCCGGCCTGCTGGCTGAAGAACTGGGTGACCGACTCGGCGTGGCGGTGTGCCGTGCGGGGAGTCCAGAGCCCGTCGTCGTCGCCGACGGGCTGCCCGCGCTGGCCGAGCGGGAGTTCGGCGACCCGCTCCACATGCTCGTTCTGCCGGGCGACCTCCACCACGTCGAGCGCGAGGCGCTGGCGGCACTCGCGGGCGCGCCCGAGCGACTGCTGGGTGACGAAAGGGCCGGCTAG
- a CDS encoding class I SAM-dependent methyltransferase yields the protein MTVPCVRVAREAGEETRQALAELDVLDESHDITVEDGWLYVPVADPPAVPETYDVVEFDAPARERQTRPVDLLGYEPSYERLGDIVILDEDDPDRARDIADAVMASDLRAKTVVNRASPIEGELRVREWDVLAGDGTETVHREYGCSFALDIATVYFSPRLATERHRVTEQVRDGERFFDMFAGVGPFAVPAAKRGAEVVGVDLNPAAVAYLRENAERNGVADRVTAIEGDVRDVVAGSSGARASDGVGGTVEEYDGWADRLVMNLPHSAGEFLDTAVALAGDECVLHYYDIQHDSDPFGPGEAAIREAAGEAYEVEVLTRRVVRSYAPHEENVCLDVRLTR from the coding sequence ATGACCGTCCCGTGTGTGCGTGTCGCCCGCGAGGCTGGCGAGGAGACCAGACAGGCCCTCGCCGAACTCGACGTCCTCGACGAGTCCCACGACATCACCGTCGAGGACGGGTGGCTCTATGTGCCCGTCGCGGACCCGCCGGCGGTGCCCGAGACGTACGACGTGGTCGAGTTCGACGCGCCCGCCCGGGAGCGACAGACCAGACCCGTCGACCTGCTCGGCTACGAACCCTCCTACGAGCGACTGGGGGACATCGTCATCCTCGACGAGGACGACCCGGACCGCGCACGCGACATCGCCGACGCCGTGATGGCCTCGGACCTCCGGGCGAAGACCGTCGTCAACCGTGCCTCACCCATCGAGGGTGAACTCCGCGTGCGCGAGTGGGACGTCCTCGCCGGCGACGGGACCGAGACGGTCCACCGGGAGTACGGCTGTTCGTTCGCGCTCGACATCGCGACGGTCTACTTCTCGCCCAGACTCGCAACCGAGCGCCACCGCGTCACCGAGCAGGTCCGCGACGGGGAGCGGTTCTTCGACATGTTTGCCGGTGTTGGGCCGTTCGCCGTCCCCGCGGCCAAGCGTGGCGCCGAGGTGGTCGGCGTGGACCTCAACCCGGCCGCTGTCGCGTACCTCCGCGAGAACGCCGAACGCAACGGGGTGGCCGACCGCGTGACCGCCATCGAGGGAGACGTCCGCGACGTCGTCGCGGGCTCGTCGGGCGCGCGAGCGTCCGACGGCGTCGGGGGGACTGTCGAGGAGTACGACGGGTGGGCCGACCGTCTCGTCATGAACCTCCCGCACTCCGCTGGCGAGTTCCTCGACACCGCGGTGGCGCTGGCCGGCGACGAGTGTGTCCTCCATTACTACGACATCCAGCACGACTCGGACCCGTTCGGGCCGGGCGAGGCGGCCATCCGCGAAGCCGCCGGCGAGGCGTACGAGGTCGAGGTCCTGACTCGCCGGGTGGTCCGGTCGTACGCACCACACGAGGAGAACGTGTGTCTGGACGTGCGGCTGACGCGCTGA